Proteins encoded within one genomic window of Flavobacteriales bacterium:
- a CDS encoding MoxR family ATPase: MSEVQELDNFKKSYEDFRAEIAKVIIGQDEVVKNVLISIFSQGHCLLVGVPGLAKTLLVQTIAQSLGLEFNRIQFTPDLMPSDIVGSEILNENRQFTFNKGPLFANIVLADEINRTPPKTQAALLEAMQERSVTAAGTRYELAKPFFVLATQNPIEQEGTYPLPEAQLDRFMFNVVLDYPSYEEELEVIKSTTSDKEVKLNKVLDAEQILNYQKLIRKIPVADNVMEYAVKLVAKTRPNTEHASERVNKFISWGAGPRASQFLVVGAKCHAAINGKYSPDIEDVKAVAEPILRHRLVKTYQADAEGISIEQLIQELL, encoded by the coding sequence ATGTCAGAAGTGCAAGAGTTAGATAATTTTAAGAAGTCATATGAAGATTTTAGAGCTGAAATAGCCAAAGTCATTATAGGTCAGGATGAAGTTGTTAAAAACGTATTAATTTCCATTTTTAGTCAAGGACATTGTTTACTAGTAGGAGTGCCTGGATTGGCAAAAACACTACTCGTTCAAACGATTGCTCAATCCTTAGGATTAGAATTTAATAGAATACAGTTTACTCCAGACCTCATGCCATCTGATATAGTTGGCTCTGAAATTTTGAATGAAAACAGACAGTTTACCTTCAACAAAGGACCTTTGTTTGCAAATATTGTACTAGCTGATGAGATTAACAGAACGCCTCCAAAAACTCAGGCGGCATTGCTAGAAGCTATGCAAGAACGATCAGTTACAGCAGCAGGTACTCGATATGAACTTGCAAAGCCATTCTTTGTATTAGCTACTCAAAACCCAATTGAGCAAGAAGGGACTTACCCATTACCAGAGGCTCAGTTAGACAGATTTATGTTTAACGTGGTTTTAGATTACCCTTCTTACGAAGAGGAATTAGAAGTTATTAAAAGCACAACCTCTGATAAAGAAGTTAAACTCAATAAAGTACTTGATGCTGAGCAAATTCTTAATTATCAGAAGCTTATTCGTAAAATACCAGTTGCCGATAATGTGATGGAGTATGCCGTTAAGTTAGTTGCTAAAACACGCCCTAACACCGAACATGCTTCGGAAAGAGTAAATAAATTCATTTCTTGGGGAGCTGGACCAAGAGCATCTCAGTTTTTAGTTGTAGGAGCAAAGTGCCATGCTGCAATTAATGGTAAGTATTCTCCAGATATTGAAGATGTAAAAGCTGTAGCAGAACCTATTTTACGTCATCGTTTGGTAAAAACGTACCAAGCAGATGCTGAAGGTATTAGTATCGAACAACTCATTCAAGAACTACTGTAA
- a CDS encoding peptide deformylase — translation MILPIVAYGATVLKKKAVEIPQDYPQLEKLIEDMFETMYEANGVGLAAPQINKSIRLFIVDGSPFAEDEPDMEDFCKVFINPTILDEEGEEWNFNEGCLSIPNIREDVSRKPKIRIQYQDEDFNTLEEVYEGTKARIIQHEYDHIEGVLFTDYLSGIKKRLLKGKLMDISKGNIKVDYRMKFPLKKGR, via the coding sequence ATGATTTTGCCTATTGTAGCTTACGGTGCTACTGTTTTGAAGAAAAAGGCGGTAGAGATTCCACAGGATTATCCTCAACTGGAAAAGCTAATTGAAGATATGTTCGAAACCATGTATGAAGCCAATGGTGTAGGCTTAGCTGCACCTCAAATAAATAAAAGCATTCGTTTATTCATCGTTGATGGCAGTCCTTTTGCAGAGGATGAACCTGATATGGAAGACTTCTGCAAGGTATTTATCAACCCAACAATTTTGGATGAAGAAGGCGAGGAGTGGAATTTTAACGAAGGTTGTTTATCTATTCCTAACATTCGAGAAGACGTTAGCCGAAAACCTAAAATACGTATTCAGTATCAAGATGAAGACTTTAATACTTTAGAAGAAGTCTATGAGGGTACTAAAGCACGAATCATACAACATGAGTATGATCATATTGAAGGCGTACTATTTACAGATTATCTTAGTGGTATAAAGAAGCGTCTGCTAAAGGGTAAACTCATGGATATCTCTAAAGGAAATATTAAAGTGGATTACCGAATGAAGTTTCCACTTAAAAAAGGAAGGTAG
- a CDS encoding peptidylprolyl isomerase yields the protein MKRNSILIALCLLSFLGNSQNSVEGIVAVVGNKVILKSAVETQYLQMRQSAVVGEEAKCQILDEMMFQKLLSHHAEVDSLEVSEDEVDKAIEQRIDFFVSQIGSIQKLEAYFGKTISELREEFQTLFREQILGQRMESKVTSGVKATPKDVLQFYNRIPEDSLPIFPEEIYLSQLVVFPKVDTKERERITNKLNGFKQRIKDGEDFAFLASLYSDDPGSAKLGGDLGFVKKGKLVPKFESVAFRLQEDELSEIVETKFGFHLIQMVKRRGEQFKIRHILIKPKISTQAIINAKSTLDSLINLMDSDTLSFEQLAVRYSEDESKNNGGVMVNPQTGSSSFVLKELDASVSSTIDGLSQTEMSKPTVFETFDGRKACRVIHVDRIIEEHKANLKEDYDRIQSVALQELKAIALQNWKKEKIEETYIDIKDDFDCVWSDNWKKK from the coding sequence ATGAAAAGAAATAGCATTTTAATTGCTTTATGTCTACTAAGTTTTTTGGGAAATTCTCAAAATTCTGTTGAAGGTATTGTAGCTGTAGTAGGAAATAAAGTTATTCTTAAATCTGCTGTTGAAACCCAATACTTGCAAATGCGTCAGAGTGCTGTAGTAGGAGAAGAAGCTAAGTGCCAGATACTCGATGAAATGATGTTTCAAAAACTCTTATCTCACCATGCAGAAGTAGATAGTTTAGAAGTTTCGGAAGATGAAGTTGACAAAGCCATTGAGCAGCGAATAGACTTTTTTGTTAGCCAAATAGGATCTATTCAAAAATTAGAAGCATATTTTGGTAAAACCATTTCTGAACTTAGAGAAGAGTTTCAGACACTATTCAGAGAGCAAATCTTAGGACAACGTATGGAAAGTAAGGTTACATCAGGAGTTAAAGCTACACCAAAGGATGTTTTGCAATTCTACAATAGAATTCCTGAAGATAGTTTACCTATTTTCCCTGAAGAAATTTACCTATCTCAATTAGTTGTTTTTCCAAAAGTAGATACTAAAGAAAGAGAACGTATTACCAATAAATTAAACGGATTTAAACAACGTATTAAAGACGGTGAAGATTTTGCCTTTTTAGCCTCTTTATACTCTGATGATCCTGGCTCTGCAAAGTTAGGTGGCGACTTAGGTTTTGTGAAAAAAGGAAAGCTTGTACCAAAGTTCGAATCAGTAGCTTTTAGACTGCAAGAAGATGAACTTTCAGAAATCGTTGAAACTAAGTTTGGTTTCCACCTAATCCAAATGGTAAAAAGGAGAGGAGAGCAGTTTAAGATAAGACACATCCTCATTAAGCCAAAAATTAGTACACAAGCTATTATAAATGCCAAATCAACACTCGATAGCTTAATAAATTTAATGGATTCTGATACTTTGAGTTTTGAGCAATTAGCTGTAAGGTACTCAGAAGATGAATCTAAAAATAATGGAGGAGTCATGGTAAATCCACAAACAGGTTCTTCCTCTTTTGTTTTAAAAGAATTAGACGCCTCAGTATCATCCACTATTGATGGCTTAAGCCAGACAGAGATGTCAAAACCAACCGTTTTTGAAACTTTTGATGGTAGAAAAGCCTGTCGTGTTATTCATGTGGATAGAATCATTGAAGAGCATAAAGCTAATTTAAAAGAGGACTACGATAGAATACAATCGGTAGCTTTACAAGAGTTGAAGGCGATAGCCTTACAAAATTGGAAAAAAGAAAAAATAGAAGAAACCTATATTGATATCAAAGATGACTTTGATTGTGTATGGAGTGATAATTGGAAAAAGAAGTAA
- a CDS encoding peptidylprolyl isomerase translates to MNRILILLALAFSFSTVNYATASNPGDDKSDDVVMSVGPENVPLGEFETIFRKNNTENEVNQEYLDEYADLFIDFKRKVLYAQENQMDTSASFKKELAGYRTQLSRPYLTDQAAEDELIEEAYERMKYELRASHILLNVAENASPEDTLKAYNEIKNLRSRILKGEDFASIAKSFSNDPSAKTNGGDLGYFSAFRMVYPFETAAYNTAVGDLSQPFRTQFGYHILKVVDKRPNRGEVKVAHIMIEERDDATQEEIQGNQEKLRQLLESLENGSSFEEMAKFSDDKSSASKRGELPWFGAGQMVPEFENAAFNLQNTGDISKPVKSMYGWHVIKLLDKRPIPSFEDSKAEIQRNLKRDTRSNRGVESLVAKIKEEYNFTEVRGISSRTSSNHDFYITRLNLLTLDYGGKGASNLDPFCKINYKNWDRDFYKTQGRTMFTLDGIEYTQDDFADYLAENKITTDSANTCPMVKKRYDEWVTKTCLDYEDSQLENKYPEFKALMKEYHDGIMLFDLMDQKVWSKAINDSAGLMNYYNLTKENYRWDERAITKVYTSKDEATANRVRTLINNRYNSKVLNSEEISYLRLGKGEFFLSDDRILSLMNRYESNRLKISSRNFQKEESTVVDNHWFNGLTANESNLDGSVFFADVKEVKNGGLKTFEEARGEVITNYQNYLEAIWKLELEEKYPASVNKDVLYSIIEK, encoded by the coding sequence ATGAACAGAATTTTAATTTTACTTGCCCTTGCATTTTCCTTCTCAACAGTGAATTATGCTACAGCTAGTAACCCAGGTGATGACAAGTCCGATGATGTTGTAATGTCAGTAGGACCAGAAAATGTACCTTTGGGTGAATTTGAAACTATTTTCAGAAAGAATAATACTGAAAATGAAGTCAACCAAGAATATTTAGATGAATATGCTGATTTATTCATTGACTTTAAAAGAAAGGTATTATATGCACAAGAAAATCAGATGGATACTTCAGCTAGCTTCAAAAAAGAATTAGCTGGATATAGAACTCAATTATCTAGACCATACCTCACCGATCAAGCAGCTGAAGATGAGCTCATCGAAGAAGCCTATGAAAGGATGAAATATGAGCTTAGAGCTAGTCACATTTTGTTAAATGTTGCTGAAAACGCTTCACCAGAAGATACTCTTAAAGCTTACAATGAGATTAAAAACCTCAGAAGCCGTATCCTAAAAGGAGAAGACTTTGCTTCAATTGCAAAATCATTCTCAAATGACCCTTCAGCTAAAACAAATGGTGGAGATTTAGGGTATTTTTCAGCCTTTAGAATGGTTTATCCATTTGAGACAGCAGCTTACAATACAGCAGTGGGTGATTTATCACAACCATTTAGAACTCAATTTGGCTATCATATATTAAAAGTAGTTGATAAACGTCCTAACAGAGGTGAGGTTAAAGTTGCTCACATTATGATTGAAGAAAGAGACGATGCAACTCAAGAAGAAATACAAGGAAATCAAGAAAAACTAAGACAATTATTAGAATCTTTAGAAAACGGAAGTTCTTTTGAAGAGATGGCTAAGTTTTCTGATGATAAAAGCTCAGCATCTAAAAGAGGTGAATTACCATGGTTTGGTGCTGGTCAAATGGTGCCAGAGTTTGAAAATGCTGCATTTAATTTGCAAAATACTGGAGATATCTCTAAGCCTGTGAAGTCTATGTACGGATGGCACGTTATTAAGTTGTTAGATAAGAGACCTATTCCGTCATTTGAAGACTCTAAAGCTGAAATCCAGAGAAATTTAAAACGTGATACAAGAAGTAACAGAGGTGTTGAATCTTTAGTTGCTAAAATTAAAGAAGAGTATAATTTTACTGAAGTTAGAGGAATCAGCTCTAGAACATCAAGCAATCATGATTTTTATATCACAAGATTGAATTTACTAACATTAGACTACGGTGGAAAAGGGGCTTCAAATCTTGATCCATTTTGCAAAATTAACTACAAAAACTGGGATAGAGACTTTTACAAAACTCAGGGCAGAACAATGTTTACACTTGATGGTATTGAATACACTCAAGATGACTTTGCTGACTATTTAGCTGAGAATAAAATTACTACTGATTCAGCTAACACCTGCCCAATGGTGAAAAAGCGTTACGACGAATGGGTAACAAAAACGTGTTTGGATTATGAAGATTCTCAATTAGAAAACAAATACCCAGAGTTCAAAGCTCTAATGAAAGAATACCACGATGGTATTATGTTATTTGATTTAATGGATCAGAAAGTATGGTCTAAAGCCATTAATGATTCAGCAGGCCTTATGAATTACTACAACCTAACAAAGGAAAATTACCGTTGGGATGAAAGAGCGATAACTAAAGTATATACTTCAAAAGATGAGGCTACTGCAAATAGAGTACGTACCCTAATCAATAATCGCTACAATTCTAAAGTTCTTAATTCTGAAGAAATTTCATATTTAAGACTAGGTAAAGGAGAGTTTTTCTTGAGTGATGATAGAATTCTTTCGTTGATGAATCGTTACGAGTCTAACAGACTTAAAATTTCATCTAGAAACTTTCAAAAAGAAGAAAGTACAGTAGTAGATAACCATTGGTTCAATGGCTTAACTGCTAATGAGAGTAACCTTGACGGATCAGTATTCTTTGCAGATGTCAAAGAAGTTAAAAATGGTGGTTTAAAAACCTTTGAAGAGGCTAGAGGCGAGGTGATAACCAATTATCAAAATTATTTAGAGGCAATTTGGAAACTTGAATTGGAAGAAAAGTACCCAGCTTCAGTTAACAAAGACGTATTGTACTCTATAATAGAGAAGTAA
- a CDS encoding gliding motility-associated C-terminal domain-containing protein, with protein sequence MKRIAFIFIAFLCCVSSSYSQSDTSFWFVAPEVWIGHDDRPIYLRFASFDEPATITISQPANALFPNQTVTLSANDAASIDLTAWIDIIENKPYNEVLNYGIYISSTSLVTAYYEEGSTNNPDIFSLKGQNALGLEFYTPFQTFLNNNYTQSKAGIDIVATEDNTEIQITPTQDLEGYLANTTFTITLNMGETYSLRASSVFGSLHPSGTHILSNKPIAVSVSDDSVLGNPYYGPTAFDLMADQLIPVEQMGLEYIVIKGELNEEDKIYITASEDNTDILVNGAVVANINTSETYQMDLFDPCIYFTSTKPVVALHMTGYGSEVCGAILPPINCTGSQNVSFIRSVNNPFFKLNILVKSGGEDDFLFNGASGIILDTDFEDVPNTSGEWKFASITEPSFVNVLTNSNISNDSSFFHVGIIMGRNSSSRYGYFSNFNKFEHKITTSTETYCEGDVLVLNGEFINNTDYNWNGPSGFTASGNNFTFGVLSLSDSGTYVLSGQIGECDVVSDSINVIINALDDASFSISDFCIDTENTATINGTTGGNFSLLNSSDGATINPLNANISNATVGTTYDVQYSTSGNCPSISVESTTALAFEDPSFITTDFCYGDNNSVIISGTSGGQFSFSSNPNGAEIDVITGALSNVTEGSLYSIEYTTPGSLTSCSTSSQEDVEVFTIPASPIVSPSEYCDGESILPIIITPSESGSMISWYSDSSLTDFIQSSNAYAIPYFLGTTTVYLNETSINNCVSDFSSAVQTIHPLPNINAGEDQTICFGESITLSGSGGMNYSWDNGVQNNLAFTPSVGLNTYILFGESTDNCFNSDTVNINVNPNPTPFAGNDQDVCGKQTELVATDNGISAVWSNASAVFADTNTPQTTVSVADYGLYTFSWTETNAFGCTFTDAVSINFLETPEITLSTNFIQICENEEVLLNGSSNNSANPEWTTNGSGDFLTTANAIIYDYSQADIELGEVQVYFTTTLDDCTDTDTVIISIKELPVTNLYTDNFLCENDTTMEIYVSNDGNAPFKYELTVDNEILLNYTSFNSIDTFIISEVGHYKVVNYADNYCLGNSSDEINVYVRENPLASFTVYPRETSILSPQIQMNNFTSNVSYCQWWFGDSTYSDTDCNPSHLYNDIGTFDILMLVENEFGCMDSMRNEVIINPEFELFIPTAFTPDYDDVNDVFLCKGFGISEFFIRIFSRWGELIYTSNDINESWNGKTQKGTECMNGVYSYRVEVIDLIGKKHFFDGEIHLLR encoded by the coding sequence TCTCCTCGACTTCTCTAGTAACTGCCTATTACGAAGAAGGCTCAACTAACAACCCTGATATTTTTTCCTTAAAAGGGCAAAATGCTCTAGGTCTTGAATTTTATACACCTTTCCAAACGTTTCTGAACAATAATTATACTCAGAGTAAAGCTGGTATTGATATTGTTGCAACTGAAGACAATACCGAAATACAAATTACTCCAACACAAGATTTAGAGGGCTATTTAGCAAATACTACCTTTACTATTACACTTAATATGGGTGAAACATATTCTTTAAGGGCGAGTAGTGTTTTTGGCTCTTTACACCCTTCAGGTACTCATATTTTAAGCAATAAACCTATTGCTGTTTCTGTTAGTGATGATTCTGTTCTTGGTAACCCTTACTATGGTCCAACAGCTTTCGATTTAATGGCTGATCAGCTTATTCCTGTTGAGCAAATGGGGTTAGAATATATTGTTATAAAGGGGGAATTAAATGAAGAAGATAAAATTTACATTACTGCCTCCGAAGACAATACAGATATATTAGTAAATGGAGCGGTTGTTGCTAACATTAATACCAGCGAAACATATCAAATGGATTTATTTGATCCATGCATATATTTTACGAGTACTAAACCTGTAGTTGCTCTGCACATGACTGGCTATGGCTCAGAAGTTTGTGGTGCTATCCTGCCACCTATTAATTGTACTGGTTCACAAAACGTTTCCTTTATTCGTTCCGTCAACAATCCATTTTTTAAATTGAATATTTTGGTTAAATCTGGAGGGGAAGACGACTTTTTATTTAATGGGGCAAGTGGAATTATTTTGGATACTGATTTTGAGGATGTTCCTAACACATCTGGTGAATGGAAATTTGCATCTATAACTGAACCTTCATTTGTAAATGTTCTTACAAACTCTAACATCTCTAATGACTCATCTTTTTTCCATGTGGGAATAATTATGGGGCGAAATTCATCAAGTAGATACGGCTATTTTAGTAATTTCAATAAATTCGAACATAAAATTACTACTTCAACTGAAACCTACTGTGAAGGCGATGTGTTGGTTTTAAATGGGGAATTTATTAATAACACAGATTATAATTGGAATGGACCTAGTGGCTTTACAGCTTCAGGTAATAATTTCACATTTGGAGTCCTAAGTCTTTCTGATAGTGGAACCTATGTTCTTAGTGGTCAAATTGGTGAATGCGATGTAGTTTCAGACTCAATTAATGTTATTATTAACGCTTTGGATGATGCCTCTTTTAGCATTAGTGATTTCTGTATTGATACTGAAAATACAGCAACAATTAATGGTACTACAGGTGGTAATTTTTCCTTATTAAACAGTAGTGATGGAGCCACAATAAATCCACTTAATGCCAATATTAGTAATGCAACGGTTGGTACTACTTATGATGTTCAATATTCTACTTCAGGCAACTGTCCTAGTATTTCGGTAGAGTCAACAACTGCTCTTGCATTTGAAGACCCTTCATTTATTACTACTGACTTTTGCTATGGCGATAACAATTCTGTTATCATTTCTGGAACATCTGGCGGTCAGTTTTCATTTTCTTCTAATCCAAATGGTGCTGAAATAGACGTTATTACAGGCGCTCTATCCAATGTAACAGAAGGAAGCCTTTATAGTATAGAATACACTACTCCAGGCTCTTTAACAAGCTGTTCTACTAGTAGTCAAGAAGATGTTGAAGTATTCACTATTCCGGCTAGCCCTATAGTGTCGCCATCGGAATACTGTGATGGGGAAAGTATTTTACCCATAATTATAACACCATCTGAAAGCGGCTCTATGATTAGCTGGTATTCCGACTCTTCACTCACAGATTTTATTCAGAGTTCTAATGCCTATGCTATTCCTTACTTTCTAGGCACTACAACCGTTTATCTAAATGAAACTAGCATCAACAACTGCGTGAGTGATTTTTCTTCAGCTGTTCAAACCATACACCCCTTGCCAAATATTAATGCTGGTGAAGATCAAACTATATGTTTTGGCGAAAGTATAACTCTTAGTGGAAGTGGTGGCATGAATTATTCATGGGATAACGGTGTGCAAAACAATTTAGCCTTTACTCCTTCAGTTGGTCTAAATACTTACATTCTTTTTGGAGAAAGTACTGATAATTGCTTTAATAGCGATACCGTTAACATCAACGTCAACCCTAACCCTACTCCTTTTGCTGGTAACGATCAAGATGTTTGTGGGAAACAAACTGAGCTAGTTGCAACAGACAATGGTATTTCAGCAGTATGGAGCAATGCATCTGCTGTATTTGCTGATACAAATACTCCACAAACTACTGTGAGCGTAGCTGATTATGGCCTGTATACTTTTAGTTGGACAGAAACAAATGCGTTTGGATGTACATTTACTGATGCTGTTTCCATTAACTTTCTGGAAACCCCAGAAATAACATTAAGCACAAACTTTATTCAAATATGTGAGAATGAGGAAGTCCTTCTCAATGGGTCATCAAATAACTCTGCTAATCCAGAATGGACAACTAACGGAAGTGGAGATTTTTTAACTACTGCCAACGCTATTATTTACGATTATAGCCAAGCCGATATTGAGCTTGGAGAGGTTCAAGTCTATTTCACAACTACACTAGATGATTGTACCGATACTGATACAGTAATTATAAGCATCAAAGAATTGCCAGTAACTAATCTTTATACCGATAATTTCCTTTGTGAGAATGATACAACAATGGAGATTTATGTGTCCAATGATGGAAATGCACCTTTTAAATACGAGTTAACGGTAGACAATGAAATTCTTTTGAATTACACCTCATTCAACTCTATTGACACTTTTATTATAAGTGAAGTAGGACATTACAAAGTTGTAAATTATGCTGACAACTACTGTTTGGGTAATTCTTCAGATGAAATCAATGTATATGTGAGGGAAAATCCTTTGGCTAGCTTTACCGTTTATCCCAGAGAAACGTCTATTCTTAGTCCACAGATTCAAATGAATAATTTCACTTCAAATGTCAGTTATTGTCAGTGGTGGTTTGGCGATAGCACTTATTCTGATACGGACTGTAATCCATCACATCTGTATAACGATATTGGCACTTTTGATATACTTATGTTAGTCGAAAATGAATTCGGATGTATGGACAGTATGAGAAATGAAGTTATCATTAATCCTGAATTTGAATTATTCATCCCTACTGCCTTTACTCCTGATTATGATGATGTAAATGACGTCTTTTTATGTAAAGGCTTTGGAATAAGTGAATTCTTTATTAGAATATTTAGCCGATGGGGAGAACTTATATACACTAGTAATGATATTAATGAGTCTTGGAATGGAAAAACCCAAAAAGGTACGGAATGTATGAATGGTGTTTATTCTTACAGAGTTGAAGTAATTGACCTTATTGGTAAAAAGCACTTCTTTGACGGTGAAATACATTTATTGCGTTAA